A section of the Meles meles chromosome 8, mMelMel3.1 paternal haplotype, whole genome shotgun sequence genome encodes:
- the CEP126 gene encoding centrosomal protein of 126 kDa isoform X2, translated as MLAWRPGARSVVAGRGPESSDARDGAPLSPRLSRGRCRPAADLDMKMHLEKNLEEERQILLQQQKICRIRARKYFVESNRRKKAFEEKRKEQEEKERQIREQILQQRKEKFEEVTEKFQRAHIPLSQRRRTVFQKRVPLLEEALKQIQESNLKSEVNLLPSYRPTINWRAIDNALPSSLSKNDHKHQKHLLSKISCGKELKENNRANLTTNKDAFQLKLEETQKLLEDQHLSSLQIFCDEVNQITNSETLSSIDSLEAGEREEIYLTLTEELCTWSQKNSVSLKPVNLQSTNLSGSDEGQLSFSKTQRINNWLISVNDPKTDTVTSVSDILSKANVLPCCECLNGEEQNPPAERVTESAEHSVASVYRPSVFGRDGKCSKVSETSPVRTADTCSGTFKRERPFVTESPTFKFSRVGTAPDCLTREPATFADHRGASAFAAESATASFVPAVTRTALPCSGPAARPSPESSLRRLVGPAQCSDKLGGLTKVKDDKFQDVHRSKEGPPSFSDGFPFARIPPSSASDRGKHAGAQTSASGCCVITKCDSLGSIGPHRTVKHSAHERGGGRFLKSILKKDSKCELGRFKALVINRSGKCGSPRAALRDSVELTKEKGTETAKTVKKLRWFDEPGDPAGQALKSRPEPCPQRGPPFHPQPRRGAAGSGARSLSATGAARPQEDGVSETATAPGAPAAAPVPLTCFVPSGCDAAEQARPASRTGGRPPPRPRRGSKAETARPRGAGARRRTRSAPAQGALSCTLGRDAAPRHCSAGRARGPWAAQGTLPVPPPPPRNTRGRSPRAFGCPAAPRGDPQPMTAPGCLCASPVLPLERGGLVAWGRQGDGPPAHVPSEPAPAMPSPPRCSPRQIRGEAAGSGGTGARPVPGDGHRPPPLGAAPEESVPRRKAWSDTRGHREPDAEFGAKCSAKFK; from the exons AGCTTTTGAAGAAAAAcgaaaagaacaagaagaaaaagagcgacaaatcagagaacaaatacttcaacaaagaaaagagaagtttgAAGAAGTCACTGAAAAATTCCAGCGTGCTCATATTCCTCTTTCACAACGGAGGAGAACAG TTTTTCAAAAACGAGTTCCTCTGTTGGAAGAAGCCCTCAAGCAAATTCAAGAATCCAATTTAAAATCAGAAGTAAACCTCCTCCCTTCCTACAGACCAACAATAAATTGGAG AGCTATAGATAATGCCTTGCCTTCATCATTGTCAAAAAATGATCACAAGCATCAGAAACATCTCTTATCCAAAATCAGTTGTGGTAAAGAATTGAAGGAAAACAACAGGGCAAACTTGACTACTAACAAAGATGCGTTCCAGCTTAAACTGGAAGAAACtcagaaactcctagaagatcAGCATCTAAGCAGTTTGCAA ataTTTTGTGATGAAGTTAATCAGATAACAAATTCTGAAACTCTCTCAAGTATAGACAGTCTTGAGGCTGGGGAACGTGAAGAAATATACTTAACACTTACGGAGGAGCTCTGCACATGGAGCCAGAAGAACTCCGTTTCTCTCAAACCAGTCAATCTGCAGTCAACTAATCTGAGCGGCAGTGATGAAGGCCAACTGTCATTCTCTAAAACTCAGCGTATAAACAACTGGCTCATAAGTGTAAATGACCCAAAGACAGACACTGTCACATCTGTCTCAGATATTTTAAGTAAAGCGAATGTCCTGCCTTGTTGTGAGTGTCTGAACGGTGAGGAACAAAATCCGCCTGcggagagagtgacagagagtgCTGAGCATTCAGTAGCCTCCGTGTACAGACCCTCCGTATTCGGAAGGGATGGAAAATGCTCAAAGGTCTCCGAAACGAGCCCTGTGAGGACAGCCGACACCTGTTCTGGCACATTCAAAAGAGAGAGACCCTTTGTTACTGAGAGCCCAACATTTAAATTCAGCAGAGTCGGGACGGCTCCAGATTGTCTAACACGGGAGCCGGCGACGTTTGCAGACCACCGCGGCGCTTCTGCATTCGCAGCAGAGAGCGCAACCGCTTCGTTTGTGCCCGCGGTGACCCGCACAGCTCTGCCCTGCAGCGGGCCGGCGGCGAGGCCCTCGCCAGAGAGCAGCCTGCGAAGACTGGTCGGCCCAGCGCAGTGTTCGGACAAGTTGGGAGGCTTGACCAAGGTCAAAGATGACAAGTTCCAGGACGTTCACCGCAGTAAGGAAGGCCCGCCCTCGTTTTCAGACGGCTTCCCCTTTGCCCGTATACCTCCCAGCTCCGCTTCGGACCGTGGGAAACACGCAGGAGCCCAAACTTCCGCCTCGGGGTGTTGCGTCATCACTAAGTGTGACTCGCTCGGGTCCATCGGGCCGCACAGGACGGTGAAACACAGCGCGCACGAGAGGGGCGGCGGGCGCTTCCTgaagagcattttaaaaaaagactccaaGTGCGAGCTTGGCCGTTTTAAGGCGCTAGTAATAAACCGCAGCGGCAAGTGCGGAAGTCCGAGAGCGGCTCTCCGAGACAGCGTTGAATTAACGAAAGAGAAAGGTACAGAAACCGCAAAGACGGTTAAAAAACTCAGGTGGTTTGACGAACCTGGAGATCCCGCGGGCCAGGCGCTGAAGAGCAGGCCCGAGCCGTGTCCACAGCGGGGTCCGCCTTTCCACCCTCAGCCGCGCAGGGGAGCTGCGGGCAGCGGGGCGCGCTCCCTGAGCGCCACCGGGGCAGCGCGGCCACAGGAGGACGGCGTCTCGGAGACGGCCACCGCCCCCGGTGCACCTGCCGCAGCCCCCGTGCCTCTCACCTGTTTTGTGCCTTCCGGCTGCGATGCGGCCGAACAAGCCAGGCCCGCCTCCAGAACTGGGGGACGGCCACCCCCGCGGCCCCGGCGGGGCTCTAAAGCTGAGACGGCGAGGCCACGCGGTGCCGGAGCCCGCAGGAGAACGAGGTCTGCCCCTGCTCAGGGCGCGCTGTCGTGCACGCTTGGAAGGGACGCCGCGCCCCGGCATTGCTCGGCGGGCAGAGCCCGCGGCCCCTGGGCAGCTCAGGGCACACTGCCTGTGCCTCCGCCTCCGCCCCGCAACACGAGAGGCAGGAGCCCGCGGGCATTTGGCTGCCCTGCAGCGCCACGTGGAGACCCGCAGCCGATGACGGCGCCAGGCTGCCTCTGCGCCAGCCCCGTGCTTCCTCTGGAGCGCGGCGGGCTCGTCGCGTGGGGTCGGCAAGGTGACGGGCCGCCCGCACACGTGCCTTCGGAGCCCGCACCTGCGATGCCTTCTCCACCACGTTGTTCACCGCGCCAGATCCGCGGGGAAGCAGCCGGCTCGGGCGGCACCGGGGCTCGTCCTGTCCCCGGAGACGGCCACCGCCCGCCTCCCCTCGGGGCCGCCCCGGAGGAGTCCGTTCCCAGGCGGAAGGCGTGGAGTGACACACGCGGCCACAGGGAGCCGGATGCCG AATTTGGAGCAAAGTGCTCAGCCAAGTTCAAGTGA